Proteins encoded in a region of the Pseudomonas shahriarae genome:
- a CDS encoding GNAT family N-acetyltransferase, translating to MSLLIRDAVHGDLPAICDIYNDAVLNSTAIWNDQPVDLGNRQAWFSARQAQCYPILVAVEAEEVVGYASFGDWRPFDGFRHTVEHSVYVRNDQRGKGLGPLLMQALIERARACDKHVMVAAIESGNQASIRLHERLGFSVTGQMAQVGTKFGRWLDLTFMQLLLNPGAQPPAVHKE from the coding sequence ATGTCCTTGCTGATTCGTGACGCGGTACACGGCGACCTGCCGGCCATCTGCGATATCTACAACGATGCCGTGCTCAACAGCACCGCCATCTGGAACGACCAACCCGTGGACCTGGGCAATCGCCAGGCCTGGTTCAGTGCGCGCCAGGCGCAGTGCTATCCGATCCTGGTGGCGGTGGAAGCCGAGGAGGTGGTCGGCTATGCCTCGTTCGGCGATTGGCGGCCCTTCGACGGTTTTCGCCACACCGTCGAACATTCGGTGTACGTGCGCAACGACCAACGCGGCAAAGGCCTTGGCCCCTTGCTGATGCAGGCACTGATCGAACGCGCCAGGGCCTGCGACAAACACGTGATGGTCGCCGCCATCGAAAGCGGCAACCAGGCCTCGATCCGCCTGCATGAGCGCCTGGGCTTCAGTGTCACCGGGCAGATGGCCCAGGTAGGCACCAAGTTTGGCCGCTGGCTGGACCTGACCTTTATGCAACTGCTGCTCAACCCTGGCGCCCAGCCGCCGGCGGTTCACAAGGAGTAA
- a CDS encoding urease subunit gamma yields MDLTPREKDKLLIFTAGLVAERRLARGVKLNYPETIAYISAALLEGARDGRTVADLMHFGTTLLSREQVMEGIPEMIPDIQVEATFPDGTKLVTVHQPIA; encoded by the coding sequence ATGGACCTGACCCCAAGGGAAAAAGACAAACTGCTGATCTTCACCGCAGGCCTGGTGGCCGAGCGCCGCCTGGCGCGCGGGGTGAAGCTCAATTACCCGGAAACCATCGCCTATATCTCCGCCGCCCTGCTTGAAGGCGCGCGCGACGGGCGCACCGTGGCCGACCTGATGCACTTTGGCACCACCCTGCTCAGTCGCGAGCAAGTGATGGAAGGCATCCCGGAGATGATCCCGGATATCCAGGTTGAAGCCACTTTCCCGGACGGCACCAAACTGGTGACCGTCCACCAACCCATCGCCTGA